A portion of the Edaphobacter bradus genome contains these proteins:
- a CDS encoding acyltransferase family protein → MYTGILEPAPPGGTTPPSDPQTASRPARKMQLPALTGIRTLLAFNIVLFHFTPPYLGPLRPMVENGYIFVNVFFLISGFVLTYNYADRGASLVKRDFWLARFSRLYPVYLLVLVISLKMLQIEWQARPHGEFWAGLILTPLLLQGVSPSLATFWNTVAWTLSCELAFYAVFPWLIRVRWPKTPSRLVLLLLGLWVVDMLPAMLYLLTNPDHLAGPVTRYTSTTLIRFLKYTPLPYAAVFLGGVTLARLHVTVKMSDRQRMAIAAAALVALGVFFAFAAPHVPYMIKHGGLLMPLFALLIFGLSAKHPLASVFSWKPLLLVGESSYCLYLLHFNVFQLIHIYHLPERLHVAWLDPWISYAALLALSLVVYKFVENPARAALLSRFRPASSRAVPAKAA, encoded by the coding sequence GTGTATACAGGAATTCTTGAACCCGCTCCTCCCGGTGGGACGACTCCGCCGTCAGATCCGCAAACGGCTTCGCGGCCGGCTCGTAAAATGCAATTGCCGGCGCTGACGGGGATCCGAACGCTGCTGGCCTTCAACATCGTTCTGTTCCACTTCACGCCGCCGTATCTGGGGCCTCTGCGGCCGATGGTGGAGAACGGGTACATCTTCGTCAACGTCTTCTTTCTGATCTCGGGCTTTGTGTTGACGTACAACTATGCGGACCGGGGAGCTTCGCTGGTGAAGCGGGACTTCTGGCTGGCGAGGTTTTCGCGACTTTATCCGGTTTATCTGCTGGTGCTCGTGATCTCGCTGAAGATGCTTCAGATCGAGTGGCAGGCGCGGCCGCATGGAGAGTTCTGGGCGGGGCTGATTCTGACGCCGCTGCTGCTGCAGGGGGTGAGTCCGTCGCTAGCGACGTTCTGGAATACGGTGGCGTGGACGCTTTCGTGCGAGTTAGCGTTCTATGCGGTGTTTCCGTGGCTGATCCGGGTGCGGTGGCCGAAGACGCCGAGCCGCCTGGTGCTCCTGTTGCTGGGGTTATGGGTCGTGGATATGCTGCCCGCGATGCTGTACCTGCTGACGAATCCTGACCACCTGGCTGGGCCGGTGACGCGGTATACGTCGACGACGCTGATCCGTTTCCTGAAGTACACACCGCTGCCGTACGCCGCAGTGTTCCTGGGGGGCGTGACGCTTGCGCGGCTGCATGTCACGGTAAAGATGAGCGATCGGCAGCGGATGGCGATTGCCGCGGCGGCGCTGGTCGCGCTGGGAGTCTTCTTTGCGTTTGCGGCGCCTCATGTTCCCTACATGATCAAACATGGCGGCCTGTTGATGCCCTTGTTTGCCCTTCTTATCTTCGGGCTCAGCGCGAAGCACCCGCTTGCCTCGGTCTTTTCGTGGAAGCCGCTGCTGCTGGTGGGGGAGAGCAGCTACTGCCTGTATCTTCTGCACTTCAACGTGTTCCAGCTGATCCACATCTACCACCTTCCGGAGCGGCTGCATGTGGCGTGGCTGGATCCGTGGATCTCGTATGCAGCGCTGCTGGCTCTGTCGCTGGTGGTGTACAAGTTTGTAGAAAATCCCGCGCGCGCGGCACTGTTGAGCAGGTTCAGGCCTGCATCGTCACGCGCTGTTCCGGCCAAGGCTGCTTAG